ACATTCCTGGTTGTTTATACATTCTTTAACGGCCTGACGCATTTTTTCCTTATCTTCGCCTATTATTCTGAATCCCCACATTCTTGGATATTCGATTTTGTTTTCTTTTTCAGACATACTGCCTCCTTAAAACTTATATATTTATTAATATTATAGCAAATTTTTAAGGAAAAGTTAAGAAAAGGGAGAGTTTACATAAAGTAAACAATCGGAACTATAGTAGGGTATTTTTTTGTTTTTCTAAATACGTGTTTTCTGATTACGTTTCTGAGTTCATTTTCAAAAATTCTTGTTTTTTCGTATACGTAATCTTTTGCATGATCGATGTAGTTTACTAAAATATCCTCCATCTCTTTTGCAAAGTTTTTGTCTTCTTTGTCCGCAATAATTCCGTATGTAGTTACGCGAGGACGTGAAAGAAGTTTTTTCTTCTGTTTATCCACCTGCGCAACTATCATTATAATACCTTCGTTTGCGAGTTTTTGTCTGTCAAGTACTATATCCGTTTCGATTTTTTCATTGATTTGATTATCGATATAGATTTTACCTACTTTTACTGATTTAACTTTTCTGACTCTCTTAGGTGTAATTTCCCACTGCTCACCATCTTCCATAACAAATATATTATTTTCGCTCATCCCTATGCTCATTGCAGTTTCTCTATGTTTCATAAGGTGATTATACTCACCGTGCACAGGGAAGAAATATTTAGGTTTTACAAGTCTTAGCATCAGTTTTTGTTCTTCCTGAGCCGCGTGACCTGAAACGTGAATTTCACTGAAATCCTGATACGCAACTTTTGCGCCTTTTTTCATTAAGAAGTTAATAAGCTGTGATACAGTCGGTTCATTCCCCGGAATGGCTTTAGCCGAAATGATAATCTGATCGCCCTCTTTAATTTTTACGTGTCTGTGCTCATCAATAGCCATTCTGTAAAGAGCACTCATGCTCTCACCCTGGCTTCCCGTTGTAACGATTAAAATTTCGCTGTCTTCATATTTTCCAATTTCGTACGGGTCTATGAATATATCGCGAGGAAGTTTGATATACCCGAGATCCATCGCTACATTTAGGTTTTGTTCCATACTTCTACCGATAATACAAACTTTTCTTCCGTATTTGATACCTGTTGCAATTGCTTGATACACCCTGTGAATGTTTGAAGAGAACGTCGACATTATTACTCTTCCTTTTGTTCTTAAAAACAGATCGTCAAACGTTTTCCCTACAACACTTTCACTTGGGGTAACTCCCGGTTTATACGAGTTTGTTGAATCACTGAAAAGCGCTAAAACACCTTTTTCTCCGTAATATGCAAATCTATGTAAATCAGGTGCGTATCCGTCAATAGGTGTGTGGTCAATCTTGAAATCACCCGTATGGATTATAGTTCCCACAGGTGTCTGAATTGCAAGCGACGAGCTGTCGATAATTGAGTGAGTCATATGAATCCACTCTATTTTAAAATCTCCTATTTGAATAGGATGGCGTTTTTTAACACTTCTGAAATAACTTTTGTATTGTAATAATTTATGCTCTTTAAATTTATTTTCTATCATTGCAAGAGGTAAACTCGTACCGTAGATTGGAAACTGCATCTCTTTAAAGAGATACGGCACCGCCCCGATATGGTCCTCATGTCCGTGCGTAATAATAAGACCTTTAATTTTATGTCGGATTTCTCTTAGATAACTAAAATCAGGTATTAATATATCAACCCCGTGCATATCTTCATTAGGGAAGCTCATCCCGCAGTCGATAATAATTGCACTGTTTTCCGTTTCAAGTACAGCACAGTTTCCACCGATTTCATCAAGTCCCCCAAGAGGTGTAAATCTAACCCACCCTTTTGCATTATTATCAATTTTTGTATGTGAATTAAGTCTTGCTTGTTGTATTTTCTCATTTTCATTAAATGCTTTATTTAAATCTTTAAACCATACAAAATTTTTAGGATCTACTTTTTTTTGTTGTACAGGTTTTTTTGATTTAACAACGGCTTTTTGATTTTTTTCTTCCATATAATCTCCTTTCTTTAAGCCTAGCGCACATTAGAAAAGAGCTGGAAAAAAGTAGAGCCGTCAATTTGATGAGGTCTTATATTTTTGGCAAGTCCAAAATCCTCAGGATTAAAATTTTTGTATTTTGCGGATAAGTTTTTTTTAAGTGTTTTTCTTGGATTAGCAAAAGCGACTTTTAAAAATTTTGCAAACTCCTCATCAAAAGAGTTTTCAAATTTTTCAAAAAGTATTACACTGCTTGTTACCTTAGGAGCCGGAACAAATGCTCCCGGCGGTATATCAAACAGTTTTTTCACTTTAGCTACACTTTGCGCAAGTATTGCTAAAGATGAATAATTTTTATCCCCCGCTTTTGCAGAAAATTTATCCGCAACTTCCTTTTGAATTAAAACAAGTATGTTTTTTGCATTTTTATCTTTTAATGCTTTTAAAATAATGTTCGTTGCAATATAATAAGGTAAATTTGCAATCAAATCATACTTTTCATTTTCCAGAGTTTCTTGCCAAAACTCTAATACATCACCACATTTTAAATTTAGATTTGGAAATTTTTTTTTCAAAATTTCACATAAATCTTTATCAATTTCATAAGCTGTTACTCTTCTTTTTTCCAGCAGCTTTTCCGTTAAATCGCCTAAGCCAGGCCCAATCTCAATTACCATATTATCGGTCTTGGGCATCGCTTGGACGATTTTTTCTAAATAATGTTTATCTTTTAAAAAATTTTGTCCAAATTTTTTCTTTGCCTTGATTATATCATATCCTTTTACTAAATGTAAATAGTTTGATAAAATTATAACAAAAAACAGATAAGAAGATATACTACATATAAATGTATAAAAAACAAAGGACCTGTATGGAATATTTTGCTAAACGTATTATTCCTTGTCTTGATGTAAAAGACGGAAGAGTTGTTAAGGGTGTGAATTTCGTAGGTTTGCGCGATGCTGGAGACCCTGTTGAAGCTGCTATAAGATACAATGAAGAAGGAGCAGATGAGCTTACTTTTTTAGATATTACAGCCAGCCATGAAGGAAGAAAACCGATTGTTGATATTGTTAAAGAAGTAGCCAAAGAAGTTTTTATACCTTTAACAGTCGGGGGTGGTATCAGTGAACTGAGTGATATTTACGATTTATTAAATGTGGGCTGTGATAAAGTTTCAATAAATTCAGCCGCAGTTAAAAATCCTGATTTTATTAACAAATCAAGTAAAAGATTTGGTAGTCAGTGTATAGTTGTTGCAATTGATGTTAAAAAGATTGCCCCAAATAAATGGCATGTGTTTATAAAAGGAGGAAGAGAGGATACAGGTCTTGATGCGATTGAATGGGCAAAAGAAGTTGTCGACAGAGGTGCAGGAGAAATATTGTTAACATCAATGGATACAGACGGTACAAAAGCCGGTTTTGATATTGAAATAACTGAAATTATTTCAAAACTTGTGCATGTACCAGTAATAGCGAGTGGAGGCGCTGGTAAAATGGAACACTTTAAAGAAGTGTTTGAACATTCTGCCGATGCAGCACTTGCTGCAAGTATTTTTCACTTTAAAGAAATAGATATAATGGATTTAAAACAGTATCTTCATAAGAATAATATCAGTGTAAGAATAAATTGAAACAGGAGAATTAAAAATTGAGAAGTTTTTTATTAATATTATCTTTTATATATCTTAATGCATTTGAAGTTGAATATACTAAAGTTTATACTCAATATGTTGTTCCAAAAAATGAAGCAATAAAAATCATTACCAAAAAAGAAGGATTAACATTTCCTTTTCCTTTTATCAAAACAAAAGACGGATATATTCTTTACGGCAATATTGACCAAATAAACATGTGGCTTGATAATGAATTTTATGCCCCGGATGATGCAAAATTTCAAACTGTTAAATATACCAAAGTAGATTTTGATAAAATCCAATATCGTATAATAAACAAAACAAAACATATTTATAAATCATGTAAGATAAAAAAGATTATTTTTTTAACACCTGATGAGGATAAAATAATTACCAAACCTACAAACATTACTTTAAAATATAAAATAGAATTAAACTGTAAATGATTCACGTGAAACAAAAAAGGTTACAATGAAAAATATAAAAATAATATCTGCAGGGAAAACAGAATTATTTGATTTTGCAGAACCTATAGGAATTGGATTAATTAATTCGGCAATAAATTTAACAAGAATATGTTTATTTGACAAACCAGATTATTTAATTTTTATTGGAACTGCAGGAAGTTATGGAAAAAAAAATATATTTGACATTGTTGAAACAACTAGTGCATCTAATATCGAACAATGCTTTGTTGAAAAAAACTGCTATACGCCATTAGATAACATCATAAGTTTTTCAAATGATGTTTCCCGTGAAACAATAGTAAATTCTTCAAACTATATTACAACAAATGCAGAAGTGGCGAAAAAATATTTAAAACTAAACATTGATATTGAAAATATGGAGTTTTACAGTGTTATGAGCGTGGCTAAAGAATTTGAAATACCAACTCTTGGAATTTTTGTAGTTACGAATTACTGCAATAATAACGCACATGAAGATTACATAACAAATATATCAAAAGCAAAAGATCTTTTAATACAAAGATTGATAGATAAAAGAATAATAATAAAGGAAAAAAATGGATAAAAAAATCTTTATGGATTATCTTCCGGAAGAATTGATGGAGTTTGGTATCCAGCCGAAATTCAGAACAAAGCAGCTGTATCAATGGGTATACAGAAAGTACGTAGATGATTTTGAAGAGATGAAAAACATACCAAAAGATCTAAAAGCAAAATTAAAAAAAGAATTTATAATTAATCCATTAGAACTCATAAACCATGAAATAGCAACAGACGGAACTGAAAAATTTTTATTTAAAATGCACGATAACCATACGGTTGAGACAGTACTTATTAAAATGAAAGATGAAGAGATTAAAGATGGTAAAATTAAAGAAGCCAAATATACAGTTTGTGTTTCTACACAGGTTGGCTGTAAAGTGGGATGTGCTTTTTGTCTGACAGCAAAAGGGGGATTTGTAAGAAATCTAAGTGCCGGAGAGATTGTAGCACAGGTGTGGTGGATGAAAAAATTTAAGAACTTTGATGAAAACAAAGCATTAAATGTAGTATATATGGGAATGGGTGAACCACTTGATAATTACGATGCGTTAGTTAAAGCTATTAAAATTCTCGCAAATCCAGACGGTATGAATATATCCCCAAGAAGACAGACCGTATCCACTTCAGGAATTGCACCAAAAATTAAAAGATTAGGAAATGAAAACTTAGGTGTAAATTTAGCTATTTCATTACATGCGGTGGATGATGAATTAAGAGAGCAGTTGATTCCTCTGAACAAAGCATACAACATCGAAAGTGTAATAGATGCAATCAGAGAATTTCCAATTGATAAAAGAAAAAAAGTAATGTTTGAATATCTTGTAATAAAAGACGTTAACGACGATATAGAATCTGCAAAAAAACTCGTAAAACTGTTAAACGGGATTCCAAGTAA
This genomic interval from Nautilia profundicola AmH contains the following:
- a CDS encoding purine-nucleoside phosphorylase codes for the protein MKNIKIISAGKTELFDFAEPIGIGLINSAINLTRICLFDKPDYLIFIGTAGSYGKKNIFDIVETTSASNIEQCFVEKNCYTPLDNIISFSNDVSRETIVNSSNYITTNAEVAKKYLKLNIDIENMEFYSVMSVAKEFEIPTLGIFVVTNYCNNNAHEDYITNISKAKDLLIQRLIDKRIIIKEKNG
- a CDS encoding ribonuclease J, which codes for MEEKNQKAVVKSKKPVQQKKVDPKNFVWFKDLNKAFNENEKIQQARLNSHTKIDNNAKGWVRFTPLGGLDEIGGNCAVLETENSAIIIDCGMSFPNEDMHGVDILIPDFSYLREIRHKIKGLIITHGHEDHIGAVPYLFKEMQFPIYGTSLPLAMIENKFKEHKLLQYKSYFRSVKKRHPIQIGDFKIEWIHMTHSIIDSSSLAIQTPVGTIIHTGDFKIDHTPIDGYAPDLHRFAYYGEKGVLALFSDSTNSYKPGVTPSESVVGKTFDDLFLRTKGRVIMSTFSSNIHRVYQAIATGIKYGRKVCIIGRSMEQNLNVAMDLGYIKLPRDIFIDPYEIGKYEDSEILIVTTGSQGESMSALYRMAIDEHRHVKIKEGDQIIISAKAIPGNEPTVSQLINFLMKKGAKVAYQDFSEIHVSGHAAQEEQKLMLRLVKPKYFFPVHGEYNHLMKHRETAMSIGMSENNIFVMEDGEQWEITPKRVRKVKSVKVGKIYIDNQINEKIETDIVLDRQKLANEGIIMIVAQVDKQKKKLLSRPRVTTYGIIADKEDKNFAKEMEDILVNYIDHAKDYVYEKTRIFENELRNVIRKHVFRKTKKYPTIVPIVYFM
- the rsmA gene encoding 16S rRNA (adenine(1518)-N(6)/adenine(1519)-N(6))-dimethyltransferase RsmA, with protein sequence MIKAKKKFGQNFLKDKHYLEKIVQAMPKTDNMVIEIGPGLGDLTEKLLEKRRVTAYEIDKDLCEILKKKFPNLNLKCGDVLEFWQETLENEKYDLIANLPYYIATNIILKALKDKNAKNILVLIQKEVADKFSAKAGDKNYSSLAILAQSVAKVKKLFDIPPGAFVPAPKVTSSVILFEKFENSFDEEFAKFLKVAFANPRKTLKKNLSAKYKNFNPEDFGLAKNIRPHQIDGSTFFQLFSNVR
- the rlmN gene encoding 23S rRNA (adenine(2503)-C(2))-methyltransferase RlmN; this translates as MDKKIFMDYLPEELMEFGIQPKFRTKQLYQWVYRKYVDDFEEMKNIPKDLKAKLKKEFIINPLELINHEIATDGTEKFLFKMHDNHTVETVLIKMKDEEIKDGKIKEAKYTVCVSTQVGCKVGCAFCLTAKGGFVRNLSAGEIVAQVWWMKKFKNFDENKALNVVYMGMGEPLDNYDALVKAIKILANPDGMNISPRRQTVSTSGIAPKIKRLGNENLGVNLAISLHAVDDELREQLIPLNKAYNIESVIDAIREFPIDKRKKVMFEYLVIKDVNDDIESAKKLVKLLNGIPSKVNLIYFNPYPGTNFKRPDDATMKKFQDYLINKGIMCTIRKSKGMDISAACGQLREKEINK
- the hisF gene encoding imidazole glycerol phosphate synthase subunit HisF, coding for MEYFAKRIIPCLDVKDGRVVKGVNFVGLRDAGDPVEAAIRYNEEGADELTFLDITASHEGRKPIVDIVKEVAKEVFIPLTVGGGISELSDIYDLLNVGCDKVSINSAAVKNPDFINKSSKRFGSQCIVVAIDVKKIAPNKWHVFIKGGREDTGLDAIEWAKEVVDRGAGEILLTSMDTDGTKAGFDIEITEIISKLVHVPVIASGGAGKMEHFKEVFEHSADAALAASIFHFKEIDIMDLKQYLHKNNISVRIN